The DNA sequence GGTATCTATGGTGTTTTAGCCTTGCTGTTTTCGGTGGCCGGGCGCGGAATGCTGGATTTGTTTAAGTCGATCTTCGCCTCTTCCACCCAGGATGCCATGATGCAGTATAAGGCTTATCCGCTGGCACCTGATCTGGCAGTCGGTCTATGGGTCCTGGCCGGGATATTTCTGGCTACCTGGTTTTTGCTCAAATCCTATGCGGCCCGGCAGGTGGGAGTCTGGGCTTTAGCGGTTGTTTTATTCTTTGGAATAGTGGATACCTGGCGGATGAACTTTAAATTTATTACCACTACCGATCAAACCCAGTATGTCGGTAAAAACGGCGTGGTGGACCTGATCAGGCAACAGCGTGATGCTTACACCCCCAGGATTCTAAATGCCGACCGGGGGATACTCCGGGGGCAGAATTATTTCGGTTACCATGATGTCCCGATGATGTTCGGTTATCATGGCAACCAGCTCAAGATATTTGACGAGTACTGGGGCAGAGTCGGCAAGTCCAACGATCATTCTTATATATTCAGGATGTATTCCAACCGGCAGAATCCGAATGATCCCCAGAACGGAACCCTGCAATGGCTCAACATTCCATTTATAGATATGGCGGGTGTGGAATATATCGTCACGGATTACGGTGCCAATCCTGGGCCTTACCAGGATATGCTCCGGCGCGTCTCAACCGACCAGCAGATCCGTCGCGACAGGCTTATCCTGTACGAGAACAGATCCAGTTTTGGGCGCTGTAAACTATTCTACGACTACATGGTAATCGAGGATCGCGACAGCATGCTAGAGTATATGCGTTCCGGTGAACATGAATGGAAAAAGACCGTTTTACTCACCGCTGATCCGGAGGTGGATATTCCGCCTCAAGATAGTGCCAATCCGGCGCGGGGAAATGCTGAGATTGAATTTTACGATCCAAACCGTATCGAGGTGAAAGTTGCCGGCGAGAGTTCCGCGATTCTGTATTTCGCGGATTGCTATTACCCCGATTGGAAAGCCTATGTCGACGGTGAGAAGCGGGAGGTATTGCTCGCCAATGGCGCGTTTCGGGCGGTCGCAGTCCCGGCTGGAGAACATACTGTCGAATTCAAATTCGAATCGACCGTGTACGCCACTTCAAGTTTAGTAAGCTGGGTCTGCATATTATTTGTCGTGATCGTCAGCGGGTTCAGTTTGTATAACCGTAGAGTGAGGAAACCGAAACGTGAGTAAAAAAGCCTGCGTAATCATACCGACCTATAACGAGAAAGAAAACATCGAAAGGATTACTAACGCGGTTTTAAAGCAGGACGAGCGGCTTTCGGTGCTTGTTGTCGATGACAATTCTCCCGATGGAACCGGTCAGATTGCCGACCGGAAAGCGGAAGAGAATGCGCGCGTGATGGTGCTCCATCGCGAAGCTAAAAGCGGTCTGGGGCAGGCTTATATCGCCGGTTTCAAATATACACTCAAAAAGGGGTTCGATTATATCCTCGAGATGGATGCTGACTTTTCACACGATCCGAAGTATCTCCCTGACTTTTTGAAAACGATTGAAAATTACGATCTCGTTTTAGGTTCGCGCTACATCCCCGGCGGTGGAGTGGTTAACTGGCCAGCGGACAGGATTATGATCTCAAAAATCGGCAATATCTACGCCCGCATTATTACCGGCATGCCGGTTGCGGATGCCACCGGCGGTTTCAAGTGCTTTCGGCGCGAGGTGCTGGAGGCAATCGATTTCGACGAAGTCCGTTCCAATGGATATTCCTTCCAGATCGAGATGAGTTTTCGAGCATACAAAAAGGGATTCAGGATCAAGGAGATTCCAATTACGTTCAAGGACCGCGAGGACGGCACCTCCAAGATGTCAAAGAAGATCGTGCGCGAGGCGATCGTTATGGTGCCCCGTCTCAAGCTGTGGTCTTTGACAGGTAAGCTCAAATGAGTTCGCTCCGCGCCAGTGTTATCATCGTAAGCTTCAACACCTCGAACCTGACACTCCGATTGATAGAGTCACTCTACCGTTATGAGGTGGGCAATCAATACGAACTGATAGTTGTTGACAATGCTTCCTCGGATAATTCAGTCTCTGAATTAAAAAGCAAGTACCCGGATATCCGTCTGATTGCGAACAAGAAAAATCTCGGATTTGGAAAAGCGGTTAACCAGGCCTCCAGAATTGCTGAGGGTGAATACATCTGGCTGTTGAATTCGGATTGCCGTCTGAAGGAGCCGATCATGGTGAAACTGATAGATACACTTGAACATGAGTCCTCGGCTTTCGCGGTCACTCCCCGCACAGTTAATTCAAGCGGACGGTTTCACTCTTCTTGCCGGCGGTTTCCGACCTATGACAACATAATATTTTCACGAGGATCGATTCTGGCGAGACTGCCATTTTTCAGGCATCGGCAGGTGGAATATACCCTGCCCGACTTCCCCGGGACGACCAGGGTGGAGGCGATATCGGGAACCGCGATGCTGATGCGAAAGGACGAGTTTATAGCCTCCGGCGGTTTTGATGAACGGTTTTTTATGTACCTCGAAGACACCGACCTGTGTTACCGGATGTACAACAAAAAGCGTTACTGTTATTACCGTCCCGATGCGGAGGTCGAGCATTTGAACAAGGCATCCTCGCGTGGACGCCAGGGAAGACGGTTGTATCATCATCATATGTCGACTCTGGAATATTTTTTGAAATGGTATCCAAATTACTATTTGCACAATTTTTTGCTGGTGTTATTGTTGACCCTGAACCTTTTTGTGAAGATCATTTTAATCAATGCAGGTTTGCTCTCAGATAACGATTCTTAACCTTGTCTTTTTCGGGCTGGCGATAGTTCTCTCGGTCAGCTTGACCTACGGGTTTTACCGTCTTTGTCTGGCTTACCGGATACTCGATTATCCCGGTGGACACAAGACCCACACCCATCCGACCCCCCTTCTGGGCGGTGCCGCAATCTTTCTGTCGTTCTGGATTTCCATCCTGGCAGCATATATGGTTTGTGGTGACGGTGTATTTGACAGCTTCAATTTCCTGCGGGCCTTTTTGCTGTCATCGCTGGTGATATATGTTACCGGTCTTTTAGATGATCTGATGAATCTCAAATCGTACTACAAACTGTTTGGTCAGGCTGTCGCGGCGGTAATCCTGATCGCCCACGGTTACTTCATTACCCGTATGCATATTCCATTTACCGGTCAGTTCGAACTCGGTATCTGGGGCTTTCCGGTTACAGTTATGTGGGTTGTCGTTATCACGAACAGCATTAATTTCGTGGATGGGCTCGATGGGCTGGCCGGTGTGATCGGGTTGACTGTCTGTATCGGGCTTCTGATCGTGGGGGCGTTTTTAAACCTGGCGGTGGTGTCGGTAATAGCCGCGATCATCGGTGGCGCCCTGTTTGGTTTTCTGTTTTACAATCTGCCCCCGGCCCGGATTTTTATGGGAAACAACGGCGCGTTGTTTGTCGGTTTTGTGTTCTCCGTGGTGGCGGTTTTCTGTCCGATCAAGAGCTACACGGCTGTGGCTATGTTCGTGCCTCTGATAGCGGCCGCACTGCCGATTATCGAAACGATTGTAACACCGATCAGGCGGATTATAACCGGACGCAAATTCTACCAGTCCGATACCAACCAGAGTTTTCACTACCTGAGACGCTTCAGGTTTTCAACAGGTACCACGATTTTGATCTTTGGCTCCGTTTCACTGCTGTTTAACGCGTTTATTCCGGCTTTTTTTTGGTTTGACCGGAAACAAGTTTTTTCTATATTTGTGTTGTTTTTGATGATTCTGGTCGCAATCTTTTTTATATTGCGTCTGGTAAAGGGAAATGGTGAGAGATGAGCGCTGGATTTGTATTAGATTTTGAAAAGCCATTAGTCGAGCTGGAGCGCAAGATCGCGGAGATGAAAGAATTCGCCTCCGGCGAAAATGTCGAGCTCTCACGTGAGATCGAAAGCCTTGAGCAAAAGCTTGACCGGCTGGCGGAAGACATCTACTCCAAGCTTTCGCGCTGGCAAAAAGTCCAGCTGGCACGTCATCCCCGCAGGCCGTATACTCTCGACTACATCAATGCCCTGTTTACAGACTTTTTGGAATTGCACGGCGATCGGGGTTATGCCGACGACAAGGCCGTGGTCTGCGGTTTTGCCCGTTTCAGGGGGCGCAAGGTAGCGATTGTCGGCCAGCAGAAGGCCCGGGACACCAAGGGCAAGTTGATGCGTAATTTCGGTATGATGCACCCGGAGGGCTACCGTAAAGCGCTCAAGATCATGCGTACAGCCGAAAAATTCGGACTTCCGATCGTGATCTTTATCGATACACCGGGAGCATATCCCGGTATAGGCGCGGAAGAACGTGGTCAGGCGGAAGCGATCGCCAGAAATATCCGCGAGATGTTCAAGCTGACGGTGCCGGTCGTGATAACGATTATTGGTGAGGGCGCTTCGGGTGGAGCGCTGGGGATCGGTGTCGGCGATGTTATCCTGATGCTCGAAAACGCCTGGTATTCGGTGATCTCACCGGAGGGATGCGCAGCGATTTTATGGCGCGACCAGGCCAAGGCACCGGAAGCGGCTGAAGCTCTCAGGCTGACGGCGACCGATATGCTGAAACTGGAAGTTATCGATAAAATCATAACTGAACCGAAAGGCGGGGCCCATCGCAATCCGCAGGGTGTCTACGATGTTCTGGGTGAAGAGATCGAGCATCAGCTTGAGTTTCTTTCCGCTCTTGACAAGGACAGCCTGCTCCAGAAACGTTTGGAGAAATTCAGGCAGATGGGGGATTACCTGCATATTTGACGAGCTGCGAAGCCGGAGAAATCCGGTTTTAATATTTGAGACTGATCTGATAGACTGAGATACAATTAGAGTCAATAAGGAGCCAAGATGAAATTATCCAGGTTTACAGCCGAGGAACTGATTACATTCGAACTGAAGAGCACCGACAAAGACTCCGTAATTGATGAGCTGGTCGAACTGGCGGCCACCTCCAAACTGGTTCGTGACAAGGATGAATTATTAAAGGATATCAAGGAACGCGAAAACCTGGTAACTACCGGTGTCGGCTATGGGGTCGCCTTTCCGCACGCCAAGACCCGGGCTGTCAAGGGAATCGTGATAGCTTTCGGCCGTTCCGACCAGGGGGTGGATTTCGACGCTATGGATAAGCGTCCGGTCAACCTGTTCTTCCTGATTGCGGCACCCGAGGACGCCATCGGCGCTCACCTGAACGTCATGGCCAGGCTCTCGTTTCTGATGAAATCTGAGCAGAATCGGGACAAAATGATGAGTGTAAAAAGCCCGGGAGAGCTATTGTCGATCCTTGATTCTGTCGATTAAGCTTATATGATTTCAAGTTTACGGAAGCTGATCGCCAACAACAAGGAATTTGGTCTGGCGGCCGGTTTGGTGATCCTGTCTTTTATCATACTGGTGACACCGATCAACATTAAAAGGCCGCTGGCGAAATACACTTATATAGTTTCGCTGTCTCCTTTCCAGGGGCTCTCGGAAGACCTCAAACAGCTTTCCCATACTGTTCAGATAAATCGTCATCTCCGTAAGCAACTGATGGAGCGTGAACTGGAATTGTCCTTCGCGCGTGAAGCTCTGGCCCAGAATTCTCGCCTGCGGGATACACTCGGTTTTCGTGAACGCCGTGAATACGAGCTGATTCCGGCCGAGCTGGAGGCGATCGATCCTAAGCGCAGGGAAAATGCCATTATTGTATCGGTTGCTTCAGGGCGGGATGTCGAGCCGGATATGGCCGTGATGGGTGTCTCCGGGCTGGTCGGCAAGACCACCAATGTACTCGGCAACAATGTCACGGTTGAATTATTGACCAGTCCCAGTTGCCGGGTGGCGGGGCGCTCAGCTGATAATCGCGCTCTCGGGATAATACGCTGGGAATCCGGGCTGTACCTGCATTTCGATAATGTGCCGATCAGGGATTCTGTTGAAGTCGGTGACACTATTATTAGTTCCGGGTTGGGCGGGTTGTTTCCAGATGGTTTGCAGATCGGTACAATTGTAGCTATCGACGTGCCCGAAAAAGGATTTTTTAAACAGATAGATGTTAAACCTTTTGTGGATTTTAATAGCCTGGACGAGGTGTTTATACTGAAAGAGAAGGAAGAGTAGCTGATGGGAAGGGTTGCCGGATTTGCCGCGCTTGTGCTTCTGTCGATTATATTCCAGACCTTTATTGCCAGCCTGATTTCGATCGAGCATGTCATGCCGGACATCTATGTTATCCTGGTGGTCTACCTGACACTGACACGCGGGTTGTCCTACGGTCTGATTTACGGTTTCGTTGTCGGCTTGGTCGAGAGTTCCGCCGATCCGGGATTATTCGGTCTGAGCTCTTTGCTGAAGGTCGTGCTGGCGATCGTTGTCTACACCCTTTCTAATCGTCTCAGGCTGGAATCCAAACTTATGCGAATTCTAGTCGTATTCTGTTCGGTGGCTTTGCATAACCTGGCATACTATATAGTTGCCTATGGTTTCGATTTCGAGTTGGCAGCCACTGTGTCCGTTAAATTTTCGCTTTTGGATGCTCTTTACAGCGCTCTGATTGCGGTAGTGTTATTGTATTTAACCGAACGTCGTTTAACATTGAAATTTGAATCATGAATGGTGTCTCGTATTCCCGTGAAAGACGGGCTCTATTATTATATGCGGCCTTCGGGCTCTTCTTTCTTGTATTGGTTGTGCGCCTCTTATTGATCCAGACAGCCGAGCATGAGAAATATTACAAGATGTCCGAGGATAACCGCATACGTTTAGTTCCCGAGGTGGCATTTCGTGGTGATATCTATGACCGTTATGGGCGGGTGATCGTTGAGAACCGCCCATCATACACGATTTCAGCCATTCCCAATGAAATCGACAACATCGACTCGATTTCCTCCAAACTTGCGGATCTGGTTCCTTTGGGCAAAAATGAGATAGCTGAAAAAATCCGTTCGAAAAAATTTCTACGTTACCAGCCGATCAAGATTGCCCGTTCGGTCAGTTTCGAGACTGTCTGTATAATCGAAGAGAATGCTGATAAATTTCCCGGAATTATCTTTCAGCTCGAACCTGCCCGTAAATATCCGCAGGAAGGTGTTCTCTCCCATGCCGTCGGTTACACCAGTGAGGTAACGGAAAAAGAACTAAGGGAAATGAAGGGTGAAGGAGTCAATTATGGCACCGATATCGGCCGGGAAGGACTTGAAAAATATTGGGATCGCTATTTACGCGGAAAAGACGGTCTGACTTATCTTGAGATAACAGCCGAAGGCAAGATCCTGGGAGACCTTCAGGGTCGCGACAATATACCGCCCGAACCGGGGATGGATGTCCAGCTCGCCCTGGATTACGAACTGCAAAATTATGCTCTTTCCCTTTTTGCTGATACAGTTGCGGGTGCCCTGGTGGCACTCGATCCGAGAAACGGCGAGGTCCTGACTTTCGTCTCGGTACCTGCTTATGATGCCAACATGTTCACCGGCGTATTGAGGAAAAAAGACTGGGACCGGCTTGTCTCAGATCCGCATAAACCTCTTCTTAACCGCATCATCAAAGGAGAGTATCCACCCGCGTCAACTTACAAGCTGATCGTGGCCGGGGCCGGTCTCGAGGAAGGTATCATCGAACCGGAAACCAAATTTGCTCCATGCACCGGCGGTTATCGATTCGGAAACCGAGTCTTCAAATGCTGGAATCTGAGCGGTCACGGTAAGCTGGGGGTAATCGGGTCGATCATCCAGTCCTGCGATGTCTATTTTTATCAGCTCGGTCATAAGCTGGGACTGGAGAAATTTGCGGAATATTCTCGCAAATGCGGATTCGGGTCAAAGACCGGAATCGATGTGCCTGGTGAAATGGCTGGATTGGTTCCCGATGCTGACTGGTACGACAACAAGCTCGGCAAAGGCAAGTGGCCGATCTCGGTGATAATTAACCTCTCGATCGGACAGGGCGAAGTCCTGGTCACGCCGCTTCAGCTTGCCAATTTTTACGCCGCGGTAGCTAACGGTGGTACACTTTATCGCCCGCACCTGATGCGCATGGCGTTTAGCAAAAATGACACGGTCTATGCCAAAATCGAGAAGATTGGTCAGTTGCCGTTTACCGACAGCACGCTGGCGATTTTGCGGGAAGCTTCTGTGGGAGTTCTCTACGATTCTCATGGTACCGCCCGGGGATCACGAATAAAGGGTATCAAGTTTGGCGGTAAAACCGGTACCGCACAGAACCCTCATGGCAACGAACATGCGCTCTTTTGCGCATACGCCCCTGTGGAAAATCCGATTATAGCCGTCGCCTGTATCGTCGAGAACGCGGGGCATGGGTCCGAGGAGGCCGCGCCGATCGTGTCCAGAGTTGTGAGGCATTACCTAGAAAAAAACGGACTGATCCCGGATCCGGATTCGCTCCAGAACATGGCCAGCAGGGAGGCTGAATAATGGGAATCCGCGGAGAACTTACCGGTTCCGCTCTGGCCTTGACAGTGGCTGGATTATTGCTCTCCGGGATTGGGGTGCTAATGGTGTATTCAGCCACCCATACCGCCGTCAGTGCGTTTGAAGAAGGGCTATACATCAAACAGTTAATCTGGGTCGGCATCGGCTTCTGTGTCTTTTTGATCGTGGTCATGTTACCGATGCGGATGCATGAAATCCTGAGTTATATCTATTATATTATGCTGATCCTGTTGCTGGCCGGGCTTCTCTTTTATGGCCGTGTGGGGGGCGGTTCAATGCGCTGGTACAGTTTCGGTTTTCTGCATTTTCAACCCTCCGAGCTGGGAAAAGTAATCGTGCTTTTTGCGATGGCTCGTTACCTTAGTTATTCTAAAAAGCCATCACAGCATTTTCGACGCTTGATGTTGACCGGTATACTGGTTCTTATACCGACTATGCTCGTACTCCGGCAACCGGACCTGGGAACATCCCTGGTGTACCTGGTCTTGATGCTGGCTATACTTTACTGGTCGGGACTTCCACCGGTCTACCTGTTGCTTATAATCTCACCCGTATTCAGCATGATTACAGCCTTTCATCCGATCAGCTACATAGTTCTCTTCGCGGTAATCATATTGCTCTTGATAATTCTCAAGCCGGGGGCATTTATGGCCTCGGCCATTGTGGTGGTCAATTTATTGTTCGGGATGGTAACACCGCTTTTATGGAATCGGCTGGCCGACTATCAGAAAAGCAGGATTCTTATCTTCCTCAATCCCGGTAATGACCCGCAGGGAGCGGGTTACCAGATCATTCAATCGAAAATTGCAATCGGATCCGGGGGGCTCTTGGGCAAGGGCTTTCTGGGTGGAACTCAGACAAATTTGAACTACCTGCCGGTCAGGCATACCGATTTCGTGTTCTCTGTTGTGGGAGAGGAGTTCGGTTTTCTCGGTGGTCTGGTTATAATCTCGCTTTTTGCCCTGATAATCTTTCTGGGACTGCGCACCGCGGTCAGGGTACGCAACAGGTTTACATCCTTTGTTTGTGTCGGTGTGGTTACAATACTGTTCTTCCAGACGGTCGTCAATATCGGTATGACCCTTGGAATCATGCCTGTCACGGGACTGCCGTTGCATTTTGTCAGCTACGGTGGCTCTTCGATGATCCTGAGCTGGGTGCTTCTGGGACTGCTGGTCAATGCCGAGATGAGCTGGCAGGAGTATTGATCCGGAGATGATTAAAGAGTACTTTCAGTTCGCAGAATCCGGCACCAGCTACCGCACTGAAATTATAGGTGGCCTGACCACGTTCATGGCTATGGCCTATATCATCTTTTTAAACCCTGCCATCCTCTCCAATGCCGGTATGGATTTCGATTCTGTCATGCTGGCGACCTGTATTTCCGCCGCGATCGCGACGTTTTGTATGGGACTTCTGGCACGCTATCCAATTGCCCAGGCACCCGGACTGGGGTTGAATGTTTTTTTTGCTTTCAGTGTCGTTGTCGGGATGGGGGTTTCATGGAATATCGCTCTGGGGGCGGTATTTATGTCCGGGCTGGCGTTTATCGTCATGTCGATTTTCAAGATCCGTGAAGCGATCATAAATATCATCCCTGCCGCCCTGCAGTCCGCAATCGCGGTTGGAATCGGTCTCTTGATCGCGGTTCTGGGGATCTGGCATGCCGGTTATATTACCCGCGATGAAGGTGGACTGCTGACCCTCGGGCCGTTACATCATCCCGCATCGCTTCTTTCTTCATTCGGCCTGATTGTACTGGGACTGCTTTTGTCTCTCAAGGTTAAGGGCGCGATCCTGTTGAGCATGATTGCCACCCTTACCATGGGTATTATTACCGGTGTGATCGGCTACCAGGGAGTAGTTGCGAGTCCGCCGTCACTGGAACCGACTTTCTTGAAGTTGGATATCATGGGTGCGTTGAGCGCGGACATGCTGACTATAATTCTTGTGTTTTTGTTCGTGGATATGTTCGACACGGTCGGCACACTGGTCGGAATCGGCAGGCAGGCAGGATATATGGAAGATGGCAAACTCCCG is a window from the Candidatus Zixiibacteriota bacterium genome containing:
- the mrdA gene encoding penicillin-binding protein 2 codes for the protein MNGVSYSRERRALLLYAAFGLFFLVLVVRLLLIQTAEHEKYYKMSEDNRIRLVPEVAFRGDIYDRYGRVIVENRPSYTISAIPNEIDNIDSISSKLADLVPLGKNEIAEKIRSKKFLRYQPIKIARSVSFETVCIIEENADKFPGIIFQLEPARKYPQEGVLSHAVGYTSEVTEKELREMKGEGVNYGTDIGREGLEKYWDRYLRGKDGLTYLEITAEGKILGDLQGRDNIPPEPGMDVQLALDYELQNYALSLFADTVAGALVALDPRNGEVLTFVSVPAYDANMFTGVLRKKDWDRLVSDPHKPLLNRIIKGEYPPASTYKLIVAGAGLEEGIIEPETKFAPCTGGYRFGNRVFKCWNLSGHGKLGVIGSIIQSCDVYFYQLGHKLGLEKFAEYSRKCGFGSKTGIDVPGEMAGLVPDADWYDNKLGKGKWPISVIINLSIGQGEVLVTPLQLANFYAAVANGGTLYRPHLMRMAFSKNDTVYAKIEKIGQLPFTDSTLAILREASVGVLYDSHGTARGSRIKGIKFGGKTGTAQNPHGNEHALFCAYAPVENPIIAVACIVENAGHGSEEAAPIVSRVVRHYLEKNGLIPDPDSLQNMASREAE
- a CDS encoding NCS2 family permease; this translates as MIKEYFQFAESGTSYRTEIIGGLTTFMAMAYIIFLNPAILSNAGMDFDSVMLATCISAAIATFCMGLLARYPIAQAPGLGLNVFFAFSVVVGMGVSWNIALGAVFMSGLAFIVMSIFKIREAIINIIPAALQSAIAVGIGLLIAVLGIWHAGYITRDEGGLLTLGPLHHPASLLSSFGLIVLGLLLSLKVKGAILLSMIATLTMGIITGVIGYQGVVASPPSLEPTFLKLDIMGALSADMLTIILVFLFVDMFDTVGTLVGIGRQAGYMEDGKLPRASKALFSDAVGTTAGALLGTSTVTSYIESATGIGAGARTGFANLITGAMFILMIFFIPVARMAGGGVEIAPGDMLYPVTAPALIYVGSIMMRNVVQIDFKDVSVALPAFLIILGIPLTFSIADGMAFGFIAYPLFMLMAGRGGRVHWLVYLLGLVFLAYFIFLR
- a CDS encoding PTS fructose transporter subunit IIA, producing the protein MKLSRFTAEELITFELKSTDKDSVIDELVELAATSKLVRDKDELLKDIKERENLVTTGVGYGVAFPHAKTRAVKGIVIAFGRSDQGVDFDAMDKRPVNLFFLIAAPEDAIGAHLNVMARLSFLMKSEQNRDKMMSVKSPGELLSILDSVD
- a CDS encoding acetyl-CoA carboxylase carboxyltransferase subunit alpha; translation: MSAGFVLDFEKPLVELERKIAEMKEFASGENVELSREIESLEQKLDRLAEDIYSKLSRWQKVQLARHPRRPYTLDYINALFTDFLELHGDRGYADDKAVVCGFARFRGRKVAIVGQQKARDTKGKLMRNFGMMHPEGYRKALKIMRTAEKFGLPIVIFIDTPGAYPGIGAEERGQAEAIARNIREMFKLTVPVVITIIGEGASGGALGIGVGDVILMLENAWYSVISPEGCAAILWRDQAKAPEAAEALRLTATDMLKLEVIDKIITEPKGGAHRNPQGVYDVLGEEIEHQLEFLSALDKDSLLQKRLEKFRQMGDYLHI
- the rodA gene encoding rod shape-determining protein RodA, giving the protein MGIRGELTGSALALTVAGLLLSGIGVLMVYSATHTAVSAFEEGLYIKQLIWVGIGFCVFLIVVMLPMRMHEILSYIYYIMLILLLAGLLFYGRVGGGSMRWYSFGFLHFQPSELGKVIVLFAMARYLSYSKKPSQHFRRLMLTGILVLIPTMLVLRQPDLGTSLVYLVLMLAILYWSGLPPVYLLLIISPVFSMITAFHPISYIVLFAVIILLLIILKPGAFMASAIVVVNLLFGMVTPLLWNRLADYQKSRILIFLNPGNDPQGAGYQIIQSKIAIGSGGLLGKGFLGGTQTNLNYLPVRHTDFVFSVVGEEFGFLGGLVIISLFALIIFLGLRTAVRVRNRFTSFVCVGVVTILFFQTVVNIGMTLGIMPVTGLPLHFVSYGGSSMILSWVLLGLLVNAEMSWQEY
- a CDS encoding glycosyltransferase, giving the protein MSKKACVIIPTYNEKENIERITNAVLKQDERLSVLVVDDNSPDGTGQIADRKAEENARVMVLHREAKSGLGQAYIAGFKYTLKKGFDYILEMDADFSHDPKYLPDFLKTIENYDLVLGSRYIPGGGVVNWPADRIMISKIGNIYARIITGMPVADATGGFKCFRREVLEAIDFDEVRSNGYSFQIEMSFRAYKKGFRIKEIPITFKDREDGTSKMSKKIVREAIVMVPRLKLWSLTGKLK
- the mreC gene encoding rod shape-determining protein MreC, with the protein product MISSLRKLIANNKEFGLAAGLVILSFIILVTPINIKRPLAKYTYIVSLSPFQGLSEDLKQLSHTVQINRHLRKQLMERELELSFAREALAQNSRLRDTLGFRERREYELIPAELEAIDPKRRENAIIVSVASGRDVEPDMAVMGVSGLVGKTTNVLGNNVTVELLTSPSCRVAGRSADNRALGIIRWESGLYLHFDNVPIRDSVEVGDTIISSGLGGLFPDGLQIGTIVAIDVPEKGFFKQIDVKPFVDFNSLDEVFILKEKEE
- the mreD gene encoding rod shape-determining protein MreD; its protein translation is MGRVAGFAALVLLSIIFQTFIASLISIEHVMPDIYVILVVYLTLTRGLSYGLIYGFVVGLVESSADPGLFGLSSLLKVVLAIVVYTLSNRLRLESKLMRILVVFCSVALHNLAYYIVAYGFDFELAATVSVKFSLLDALYSALIAVVLLYLTERRLTLKFES
- a CDS encoding glycosyltransferase, giving the protein MSSLRASVIIVSFNTSNLTLRLIESLYRYEVGNQYELIVVDNASSDNSVSELKSKYPDIRLIANKKNLGFGKAVNQASRIAEGEYIWLLNSDCRLKEPIMVKLIDTLEHESSAFAVTPRTVNSSGRFHSSCRRFPTYDNIIFSRGSILARLPFFRHRQVEYTLPDFPGTTRVEAISGTAMLMRKDEFIASGGFDERFFMYLEDTDLCYRMYNKKRYCYYRPDAEVEHLNKASSRGRQGRRLYHHHMSTLEYFLKWYPNYYLHNFLLVLLLTLNLFVKIILINAGLLSDNDS